The following proteins are encoded in a genomic region of Gouania willdenowi chromosome 6, fGouWil2.1, whole genome shotgun sequence:
- the dclre1c gene encoding protein artemis isoform X1, which translates to MSSFPGRIKEYPSVSVDRFDRENLQSRAYFLSHCHKDHMRGLKAPQLRRKVLSSRTVRLYCSFVTKELLLSNNKYSFWQDYIVPVELDSPTQISLVDETSGEKEDVVITLLSAGHCPGSVMFLFEGSQGNVLYTGDFRLSVGDASRMESLHSGSRVKDIHSVYVDSTFYDPRFYQIPSREVCLDGISDLIRTWINQSSKHTVWLNCKAAYGYEYLFINLGERFNTQIHVNSLEMFRKMPEILNFVTTDRRTQIHACRHPKDEECYHGNRLPCGNTASHRIISIKPSTMWFGERTKRTSVVIKTGSSSYRACFSFHSSYSEIKDFLSYLQPVNVYPNVIPMGRTPAEVTQMLKQMCRKASDQTFIYKPLGTLKRSKTQCPSHDSDDDDELFEGTTFTPVRKRMSVNDEGSHGSASVSVAEVAPPPVCEEESLRNLSESQTVSYDFIDCSESNGEDEDEEDDEEQEDKVQPPTWDDFFTSEPLTDSQNSQSQSGRSAVSSAPSRVSGSQTPELFSEEETDVTLTLSASQDPPLSQSDDGRRERVGMTDSTDIQSEQENSSDFDVPGTPDSKKPKPEELSLIYRKLASGNETWNR; encoded by the exons ATGAGCTCGTTCCCGGGTCGGATAAAGGAGTATCCCTCGGTGTCCGTGGACCGCTTCGACCGGGAGAACCTGCAATCCCGGGCCTACTTTCTGTCCCACTGCCACAAAG ATCACATGAGAGGATTGAAAGCTCCTCAGCTCCGGAGGAAAGTCCTCAGcag tcggACTGTCAGACTTTATTGTTCCTTCGTCACCAAAGAGCTGCTGCTGAGTAACAACAAATACTCGTTCTGGCAGGATTACATC gttCCCGTGGAGTTGGACAGTCCTACTCAGATTTCTTTGGTTGACGAGACGTCGGGCGAG AAAGAAGACGTGGTGATAACTCTACTTTCTGCTGGTCACTGTCCAGGATCCGTCAT GTTTTTGTTTGAAGGCTCTCAGGGAAACGTTCTCTACACTGGAGACTTCAGACTGTCTGTGGGAGACGCCTCCAGGATGGAGTCGCTGCACTCTGGCAGCAG GGTCAAAGACATTCACAGCGTTTATGTGGACTCCACCTTCTACGATCCCAGATTCTACCAGATACCTTCACGg GAGGTTTGTTTGGACGGGATCTCAGATCTGATCAGGACGTGGATCAATCAGAGTTCCAAACACACGGTGTGGCTGAACTGTAAGGCAGCGTATGGATACGAGTACCTGTTCATTAACCTGGGAGAGAGGTTcaacacacag ATCCACGTCAACAGTCTGGAGATGTTTAGGAAAATGCCGGAGATTTTAAACTTCGTAACGACCGATCGACGGACGCAGATTCACGCCTGTCGTCACCCCAag GATGAGGagtgttaccatggtaaccggTTGCCATGTGGAAACACTGCGTCTCACAGGATTATCAGCATCAAACCATCAACCATGTGGTTTGGAGAGAGAACCAAGAGGACCAGCGTCGTCATCAA GACTGGATCCAGTTCATATCGAGCCTGTTTCAGTTTCCACTCATCGTACTCAGAG ATCAAAGACTTCCTGTCGTACCTTCAGCCCGTTAACGTTTACCCTAACGTGATCCCCATGGGTCGCACGCCGGCTGAAGTCACACAGAT GTTGAAGCAAATGTGCAGGAAAGCGTCCGATCAGACCTTCATCTATAAACCTTTGGGAACTCTGAAACGAAGCAAAACTCAGTGTCCCTCACAcg actCGGATGACGATGATGAGCTGTTTGAAGGAACCACTTTTACTCcagtgaggaagaggatgagTGTGAATGATGAAGGTTCACACG GGTCAGCATCAGTGAGCGTGGCCGAggtggctccgccccctgtgtgTGAGGAGGAGTCACTGCGGAATTTAAGCGAATCACAGACGGTTTCGTACGACTTCATCGACTGCTCCGAGTCCAACGGTGAGGACGAAGATGAGGAAGACGATGAGGAACAGGAAGACAAGGTTCAGCCGCCAACGTGGGACGACTTCTTCACGTCAGAGCCTTTGACTGACAGCCAGAACAGTCAATCACAGTCTGGCCGCTCGGCGgtaagctccgccccctccaggGTGAGTGGCTCTCAAACGCCTGAACTGTTCAGTGAAGAAGAAACAGACGTCACCTTAACGCTGTCGGCCTCCCAAGACCCGCCCCTCAGCCAATCAGACGACGGTAGGCGGGAGAGAGTGGGAATGACTGACAGCACAGACATCCAATCAGAGCAGGAGAATTCATCTGACTTTGACGTTCCAGGGACGCCGGATTCAAAGAAACCAAAGCCTGAGGAGCTTTCGCTAATTTACAGGAAGTTAGCGTCAGGCAACGAGACATGGAACCGTTAG
- the dclre1c gene encoding protein artemis isoform X2, which translates to MFIDHMRGLKAPQLRRKVLSSRTVRLYCSFVTKELLLSNNKYSFWQDYIVPVELDSPTQISLVDETSGEKEDVVITLLSAGHCPGSVMFLFEGSQGNVLYTGDFRLSVGDASRMESLHSGSRVKDIHSVYVDSTFYDPRFYQIPSREVCLDGISDLIRTWINQSSKHTVWLNCKAAYGYEYLFINLGERFNTQIHVNSLEMFRKMPEILNFVTTDRRTQIHACRHPKDEECYHGNRLPCGNTASHRIISIKPSTMWFGERTKRTSVVIKTGSSSYRACFSFHSSYSEIKDFLSYLQPVNVYPNVIPMGRTPAEVTQMLKQMCRKASDQTFIYKPLGTLKRSKTQCPSHDSDDDDELFEGTTFTPVRKRMSVNDEGSHGSASVSVAEVAPPPVCEEESLRNLSESQTVSYDFIDCSESNGEDEDEEDDEEQEDKVQPPTWDDFFTSEPLTDSQNSQSQSGRSAVSSAPSRVSGSQTPELFSEEETDVTLTLSASQDPPLSQSDDGRRERVGMTDSTDIQSEQENSSDFDVPGTPDSKKPKPEELSLIYRKLASGNETWNR; encoded by the exons ATGTTTATAGATCACATGAGAGGATTGAAAGCTCCTCAGCTCCGGAGGAAAGTCCTCAGcag tcggACTGTCAGACTTTATTGTTCCTTCGTCACCAAAGAGCTGCTGCTGAGTAACAACAAATACTCGTTCTGGCAGGATTACATC gttCCCGTGGAGTTGGACAGTCCTACTCAGATTTCTTTGGTTGACGAGACGTCGGGCGAG AAAGAAGACGTGGTGATAACTCTACTTTCTGCTGGTCACTGTCCAGGATCCGTCAT GTTTTTGTTTGAAGGCTCTCAGGGAAACGTTCTCTACACTGGAGACTTCAGACTGTCTGTGGGAGACGCCTCCAGGATGGAGTCGCTGCACTCTGGCAGCAG GGTCAAAGACATTCACAGCGTTTATGTGGACTCCACCTTCTACGATCCCAGATTCTACCAGATACCTTCACGg GAGGTTTGTTTGGACGGGATCTCAGATCTGATCAGGACGTGGATCAATCAGAGTTCCAAACACACGGTGTGGCTGAACTGTAAGGCAGCGTATGGATACGAGTACCTGTTCATTAACCTGGGAGAGAGGTTcaacacacag ATCCACGTCAACAGTCTGGAGATGTTTAGGAAAATGCCGGAGATTTTAAACTTCGTAACGACCGATCGACGGACGCAGATTCACGCCTGTCGTCACCCCAag GATGAGGagtgttaccatggtaaccggTTGCCATGTGGAAACACTGCGTCTCACAGGATTATCAGCATCAAACCATCAACCATGTGGTTTGGAGAGAGAACCAAGAGGACCAGCGTCGTCATCAA GACTGGATCCAGTTCATATCGAGCCTGTTTCAGTTTCCACTCATCGTACTCAGAG ATCAAAGACTTCCTGTCGTACCTTCAGCCCGTTAACGTTTACCCTAACGTGATCCCCATGGGTCGCACGCCGGCTGAAGTCACACAGAT GTTGAAGCAAATGTGCAGGAAAGCGTCCGATCAGACCTTCATCTATAAACCTTTGGGAACTCTGAAACGAAGCAAAACTCAGTGTCCCTCACAcg actCGGATGACGATGATGAGCTGTTTGAAGGAACCACTTTTACTCcagtgaggaagaggatgagTGTGAATGATGAAGGTTCACACG GGTCAGCATCAGTGAGCGTGGCCGAggtggctccgccccctgtgtgTGAGGAGGAGTCACTGCGGAATTTAAGCGAATCACAGACGGTTTCGTACGACTTCATCGACTGCTCCGAGTCCAACGGTGAGGACGAAGATGAGGAAGACGATGAGGAACAGGAAGACAAGGTTCAGCCGCCAACGTGGGACGACTTCTTCACGTCAGAGCCTTTGACTGACAGCCAGAACAGTCAATCACAGTCTGGCCGCTCGGCGgtaagctccgccccctccaggGTGAGTGGCTCTCAAACGCCTGAACTGTTCAGTGAAGAAGAAACAGACGTCACCTTAACGCTGTCGGCCTCCCAAGACCCGCCCCTCAGCCAATCAGACGACGGTAGGCGGGAGAGAGTGGGAATGACTGACAGCACAGACATCCAATCAGAGCAGGAGAATTCATCTGACTTTGACGTTCCAGGGACGCCGGATTCAAAGAAACCAAAGCCTGAGGAGCTTTCGCTAATTTACAGGAAGTTAGCGTCAGGCAACGAGACATGGAACCGTTAG